CATTCCCTTAAATCTCCCTTCAAAGAGAGACTTCCAGATTTCCGATAGCTCGTCGTGTGCGGTGTCTTAAGTCCCCCTTTGAAGGGGGATTTAGGGGGATGTAGTCCTTTATGCATGCAAATAAGACCTGCAATAAAGAGAAACCGCGGACCAGCGCATCGGGCGCCAATCCGCGGTGCCGAAATACCCTCGACAGCACCCGCGCGCCGGACGCCGGCGCCGGGCCGTCGTCACACTTCCATGATCTCGTCTTCTTTCTTCTTCAAGCTCGCGTCGATCTTCGCAATGAAATCGTCCGTACTTTTCTGAATGTCGTTTGTCAGCTTGTGCGCATCGTCCTCGGGAATCTTCCCGTCTTTTTGTTCATGCTTGATCTCGTCCACCACATGACGCCGGATATTGCGGATCGATATGCGCTGCTCTTCCGCCAGCTTGTGCACGTGCTTCACCAACTCTTTGCGCCGCTGTTCGGTCAACGCGGGGATCGGGATACGGATCGTCTTACCATCGTTGGACGGATTCAGTTCGAGCGTCGACGTCTTAATCGCCTTTTCGATCGCCCCCATCTGCGACTTGTCCCACGGCGTGATCGTCAGCAGCCGCGCTTCCGGCGCGGCGACCGTGCCCAGTTGGTTGACCTTCATCTTCTGGCCGTACACCTCGACTTCGAGCGCGTCCAGCATGCCGGTTGATGCGCGCCCGGTCCGAATGTGGACCAACTCGTGGTCCAGCGCCTCGACGGCCTTCGCCATCTTGGCGCGCGCATCCTTTACCAGGGGGTGTTGCTCCATGACGCTAGTCTCCTTTCACCAACGTCCCAATCCGCTCGCCGCACACGG
The genomic region above belongs to Candidatus Hydrogenedentota bacterium and contains:
- the frr gene encoding ribosome recycling factor, which codes for MEQHPLVKDARAKMAKAVEALDHELVHIRTGRASTGMLDALEVEVYGQKMKVNQLGTVAAPEARLLTITPWDKSQMGAIEKAIKTSTLELNPSNDGKTIRIPIPALTEQRRKELVKHVHKLAEEQRISIRNIRRHVVDEIKHEQKDGKIPEDDAHKLTNDIQKSTDDFIAKIDASLKKKEDEIMEV